One part of the Streptomyces sp. AM 2-1-1 genome encodes these proteins:
- the prfB gene encoding peptide chain release factor 2, whose product MAVVDISEELKSLSSTMGSIEAVLDLDSLRADIAVLEEQAAAPSLWDDPDAAQKITSKLSHLQAEVRKTETLRGRIDDLSVLFELAHDEGDADALAEAETELESVRKALDEMEVRTLLSGEYDSREALVTIRAEAGGVDAADFAEKLQRMYLRWAERHNYKAEVYETAYAEEAGIKSTTFAIEIPYAYGTLSVEQGTHRLVRISPFDNQGRRQTSFAGVEVLPVVEKTDHIEIDESELRVDVYRSSGPGGQGVNTTDSAVRLTHLPTGIVVSCQNERSQIQNKASAMNVLQAKLLERRRQEEQAKMNALKGDGGNSWGNQMRSYVLHPYQMVKDLRTDFEMGNPEAVFNGEIDGFIEAGIRWRKQGEK is encoded by the coding sequence GTGGCAGTCGTCGATATTTCCGAAGAGCTGAAGTCCCTCTCGTCCACCATGGGGTCGATCGAGGCCGTCCTGGACCTGGACTCCCTGAGGGCGGACATCGCCGTGCTCGAGGAGCAGGCGGCGGCGCCGTCCCTCTGGGACGACCCGGACGCGGCCCAGAAGATCACCAGCAAGCTCTCCCATCTCCAGGCCGAGGTCCGCAAGACCGAGACGCTCCGCGGTCGCATCGACGACCTCAGCGTCCTCTTCGAGCTCGCCCACGACGAGGGCGACGCGGACGCGCTTGCCGAGGCCGAGACCGAGCTGGAATCGGTCCGCAAGGCGCTCGACGAGATGGAGGTCCGCACCCTCCTCTCCGGCGAGTACGACTCCCGCGAGGCCCTGGTCACCATCCGCGCCGAGGCCGGTGGCGTCGACGCCGCCGACTTCGCCGAGAAGCTCCAGCGCATGTACCTCCGCTGGGCCGAGCGGCACAACTACAAGGCCGAGGTCTACGAGACCGCGTACGCCGAGGAGGCCGGCATCAAGTCGACCACCTTCGCGATCGAGATCCCGTACGCCTACGGCACCCTCTCCGTCGAGCAGGGCACCCACCGCCTCGTGCGGATCTCGCCCTTCGACAACCAGGGCCGCCGCCAGACGTCCTTCGCGGGCGTCGAGGTCCTGCCGGTGGTCGAGAAGACCGACCACATCGAGATCGACGAGTCCGAGTTGCGGGTGGACGTGTACCGCTCCTCGGGCCCCGGCGGCCAGGGCGTCAACACCACCGACTCCGCGGTGCGCCTGACCCACCTGCCGACCGGCATCGTCGTCTCCTGCCAGAACGAGCGCTCGCAGATCCAGAACAAGGCGTCCGCGATGAACGTCCTCCAGGCGAAGCTCCTCGAGCGCCGCCGCCAGGAGGAGCAGGCCAAGATGAACGCGCTCAAGGGCGACGGGGGCAACTCCTGGGGCAACCAGATGCGTTCCTACGTCCTGCACCCGTACCAGATGGTCAAGGACCTCCGTACGGACTTCGAGATGGGCAACCCCGAAGCGGTCTTCAACGGTGAGATCGACGGCTTCATCGAGGCGGGCATCCGCTGGCGGAAGCAGGGCGAGAAGTAA
- a CDS encoding serine/threonine-protein kinase: protein MARNIGSRYTAHQILGRGSAGTVWLGEGPEGPVAIKLLREDLASDQELVGRFVQERTALLGLDHPHVVAVHDLVVDGNDLALVMRLVRGTDLRTRLDRERRLAPEAAVAIVADVADGLAAAHAAGVVHRDVKPENILLDMEGPLGPGGSHPALLTDFGVAKLIDTPLRTRATRIIGTPDYLAPEIVEGLPPRAAVDIYALATVLYELLAGFTPFGGGHPGAVLRRHVTETVVPLPGIPEELWQLLVQCLAKAPASRLRASELGGRLRELLPLLSGIGPLDVDEPGDEETELRPAYDEQYTPAHEEPRRRGAVPLVPGSAPDSNRDTHTSMRVPAPDELAGGPLGTARAPRAPGPRPGSARNKSAVVRKRRLVLGASAAVLVAAVAVGGWLATGGDDSGATPRDSGSSAPDTP from the coding sequence TTGGCACGGAATATCGGCAGCCGGTACACCGCCCACCAGATCCTGGGGCGCGGCAGCGCCGGAACGGTGTGGCTCGGCGAGGGGCCCGAGGGGCCCGTCGCCATCAAACTGCTCCGCGAGGATCTCGCGTCCGACCAGGAGTTGGTGGGCCGCTTCGTCCAGGAACGCACCGCCCTGCTCGGGCTCGACCACCCGCACGTGGTCGCCGTCCACGACCTCGTCGTCGACGGCAACGACCTCGCCCTGGTCATGCGGCTGGTGCGCGGCACCGACCTGCGCACCCGGCTGGACCGCGAGCGCCGCCTCGCCCCGGAGGCCGCCGTCGCGATCGTCGCGGACGTCGCCGACGGGCTCGCCGCCGCGCACGCGGCCGGAGTGGTCCACCGGGACGTCAAGCCGGAGAACATCCTGCTCGACATGGAGGGCCCACTCGGCCCCGGCGGCTCGCACCCCGCGCTGCTCACCGACTTCGGGGTCGCCAAGCTCATCGACACCCCGCTGCGCACCCGGGCCACCCGGATCATCGGCACGCCGGACTATCTGGCCCCCGAGATCGTGGAAGGGCTCCCGCCGCGCGCGGCCGTCGACATCTACGCCCTCGCCACCGTCCTCTACGAGCTGCTCGCCGGATTCACCCCCTTCGGCGGCGGGCACCCGGGCGCGGTGCTGCGCCGGCACGTCACGGAGACCGTCGTCCCGCTCCCCGGCATCCCCGAGGAGCTGTGGCAGCTGCTCGTCCAGTGCCTCGCCAAGGCCCCGGCCTCCCGGCTGCGCGCCTCCGAGCTGGGCGGCCGGCTGCGGGAGCTGCTGCCGCTGCTGTCGGGCATCGGCCCGCTGGACGTGGACGAGCCCGGGGACGAAGAAACGGAACTGCGCCCGGCGTACGACGAGCAGTACACCCCCGCGCACGAGGAGCCGCGCCGCCGGGGCGCCGTACCGCTGGTCCCCGGCTCCGCCCCCGACTCCAACCGGGACACCCACACCAGCATGCGGGTGCCCGCCCCGGACGAACTGGCCGGCGGCCCGCTCGGTACCGCCCGCGCACCGAGGGCCCCCGGCCCGCGCCCCGGCTCGGCCCGGAACAAGTCCGCCGTCGTCCGCAAGCGCCGTCTGGTCCTCGGCGCCTCGGCCGCGGTGCTCGTCGCGGCCGTCGCGGTGGGCGGCTGGCTCGCCACCGGCGGTGACGACTCCGGTGCCACCCCGCGGGACAGCGGCAGCTCCGCACCCGACACCCCCTGA
- a CDS encoding S41 family peptidase — translation MWGPLYRCGPRGLCRGATLTLVFTGVLAAGAATGSLPRDETARAADSEARPSAFSLAPVDGRELAAAAAGAAADGKSATQAAEEFVSRSGDRWGAVYDEREYEEFEQALDGSYTGVGLSARRTADGRVRVARVEPGGPADRAGVRADDVLTSVDGARTSGRPVAEVVARLRGDGTGERAGSAVVLGLERDGHARTRIVRRARLSTEAVTVRRVGSGSTPTVLIKATAFTRGAGGEIRDAVRSAPGDAGILLDLRANSGGLVGEAVTAASAFLDGGLVATYDVHGEQRALYAEAGGDTSRPLVVLVDGGTMSAAELLTGALQDRGRAVTVGSPTFGKGAVQMPSELPDGAVAELTVGQYRTPGGRGVEGAGITPDLVVGSQALERAETVLSGLGGGS, via the coding sequence ATGTGGGGGCCCTTGTACCGGTGCGGGCCCCGCGGCCTGTGCCGCGGGGCGACCTTGACGTTGGTCTTCACCGGTGTGCTCGCCGCCGGCGCGGCCACCGGATCCCTGCCGCGCGACGAGACCGCCCGGGCAGCCGACTCGGAGGCGCGTCCGTCGGCCTTCTCCCTCGCCCCCGTGGACGGCCGGGAGTTGGCCGCGGCCGCCGCCGGAGCCGCCGCGGACGGCAAGTCCGCCACCCAGGCCGCCGAGGAGTTCGTCAGCCGCAGCGGCGACCGCTGGGGCGCGGTCTACGACGAGCGCGAGTACGAGGAGTTCGAGCAGGCCCTCGACGGCTCGTACACCGGGGTCGGCCTCTCCGCCCGCCGTACCGCCGACGGCCGGGTCCGGGTGGCCCGGGTCGAGCCCGGTGGCCCCGCCGACCGGGCGGGCGTCCGCGCCGACGACGTCCTCACCTCCGTGGACGGCGCACGCACCTCGGGGCGCCCGGTCGCCGAGGTGGTGGCCCGGCTGCGTGGCGACGGTACGGGCGAGAGGGCCGGGTCCGCGGTCGTCCTCGGGCTGGAACGGGACGGGCACGCCCGCACCCGGATCGTGCGGCGGGCCCGGCTCAGCACCGAGGCGGTCACCGTGCGCCGGGTCGGCAGCGGCTCCACCCCCACCGTGCTGATCAAGGCGACCGCCTTCACCCGGGGCGCGGGCGGCGAGATCCGTGACGCGGTGCGCTCCGCGCCCGGTGATGCCGGAATCCTGCTGGACCTGCGCGCCAACAGCGGCGGTCTGGTCGGCGAGGCCGTCACCGCCGCCTCCGCCTTCCTGGACGGCGGCCTGGTCGCCACGTACGACGTGCACGGCGAGCAGCGCGCCCTCTACGCGGAGGCGGGCGGCGACACGAGCCGCCCTCTGGTGGTGCTCGTCGACGGCGGCACGATGAGCGCGGCCGAACTGCTGACCGGTGCGCTCCAGGACCGGGGCCGCGCGGTCACGGTCGGGTCGCCCACCTTCGGCAAGGGCGCGGTGCAGATGCCGAGCGAGCTGCCGGACGGCGCGGTGGCCGAGCTGACCGTGGGGCAGTACCGCACTCCGGGCGGCCGGGGCGTGGAGGGAGCGGGGATCACCCCCGACCTGGTGGTCGGCTCACAGGCCCTCGAACGGGCCGAGACGGTATTGAGTGGCCTCGGGGGTGGGTCGTAG
- the ftsE gene encoding cell division ATP-binding protein FtsE → MIRFDNVSKTYPKQSRPALRDVTLDIEKGEFVFLVGSSGSGKSTFMRLILREERASTGMVHVLGKDLARMSNWKVPQMRRQLGTVFQDFRLLPNKTVAENVAFAQEVIGKPRGEIRKAVPQVLDLVGLGGKEDRMPGELSGGEQQRVAIARAFVNRPMLLIADEPTGNLDPQTSVGIMKLLDRINRTGTTVIMATHDQNIVDQMRKRVIELEQGRLVRDQTRGVYGYQH, encoded by the coding sequence GTGATCCGATTCGACAACGTCTCGAAGACCTACCCGAAGCAGAGCCGCCCCGCGCTGCGCGATGTCACCCTGGACATCGAGAAGGGCGAGTTCGTCTTCCTGGTGGGCTCCTCGGGCTCCGGCAAGTCCACCTTCATGCGCCTGATCCTCCGTGAGGAGCGCGCGAGCACCGGCATGGTCCACGTGCTCGGCAAGGACCTGGCGCGCATGTCCAACTGGAAGGTGCCCCAGATGCGCCGCCAACTGGGCACGGTGTTCCAGGACTTCCGCCTCCTCCCCAACAAGACCGTCGCCGAGAACGTGGCCTTCGCGCAGGAGGTCATCGGCAAACCGCGCGGGGAGATCCGCAAGGCGGTGCCGCAGGTGCTCGACCTCGTGGGCCTCGGTGGCAAGGAGGACCGGATGCCCGGCGAGCTCTCCGGTGGTGAACAGCAGCGCGTCGCCATCGCCCGGGCGTTCGTCAACCGGCCGATGCTGCTGATCGCCGACGAGCCGACCGGCAACCTCGACCCGCAGACCTCCGTCGGCATCATGAAGCTGCTGGACCGGATCAACCGGACCGGCACCACCGTGATCATGGCGACCCACGACCAGAACATCGTCGACCAGATGCGCAAGCGCGTCATCGAGCTGGAACAGGGCCGTCTCGTGCGTGACCAGACGCGCGGCGTCTACGGCTACCAGCACTGA
- a CDS encoding gamma carbonic anhydrase family protein has protein sequence MLLAHEGLSPTVHPSAYVAPTATLCGDVRVGAGCRVLFGAVLTAEGGPVEVGEGCIVMENAVLRGTRRDPLRLGRQVLVGPGSYLTGCAVEDEVFLATGSRVFNGARVGARSEVRINGVVHLRTVLPPDTTVPIGWIAVGDPARVLPPQDHEAIWAVQRELDFPGHVFGIGRPADGGSIMPAVSERFGRALGRHRDDRAV, from the coding sequence ATGCTCCTCGCTCATGAAGGCCTCTCACCGACCGTGCACCCCTCCGCCTACGTGGCCCCGACGGCGACGCTCTGCGGGGACGTCCGCGTGGGGGCGGGGTGCCGGGTGCTGTTCGGCGCGGTGCTGACCGCCGAGGGCGGGCCGGTGGAAGTGGGCGAGGGGTGCATCGTGATGGAGAACGCGGTCCTGCGCGGGACGCGCCGCGACCCCCTGCGCCTGGGACGGCAGGTCCTGGTGGGCCCCGGCTCGTACCTGACGGGGTGCGCGGTCGAGGACGAGGTGTTCCTGGCGACCGGCAGCAGGGTCTTCAACGGCGCCCGCGTCGGGGCCCGCTCGGAGGTGCGGATCAACGGCGTGGTGCACCTGCGCACGGTGCTGCCCCCGGACACCACGGTGCCCATCGGCTGGATCGCCGTCGGCGACCCGGCCCGGGTGCTGCCGCCGCAGGACCACGAGGCGATCTGGGCGGTGCAGAGGGAACTCGACTTCCCCGGCCACGTCTTCGGGATCGGGAGACCCGCGGACGGCGGGAGCATCATGCCGGCGGTCTCGGAGCGATTCGGCCGTGCCCTCGGCCGCCACCGCGACGACCGTGCGGTGTGA
- the smpB gene encoding SsrA-binding protein SmpB, producing MAKEKDTGRKMIAQNKKARHDYLILDTYECGLVLMGTEVKSLRMGRASLVDGFVQIDQHEAWLHNIHVPEYVQGTWTNHAAKRKRKLLMHRAEIDKLESKSKETGHTIVPLALYFKDGRVKVEIALAKGKKEYDKRQTLREKQDTRETNRAISAARRRQRSA from the coding sequence ATGGCCAAGGAAAAAGACACCGGGCGCAAGATGATCGCGCAGAACAAGAAGGCGCGCCACGACTACCTCATCCTCGACACCTACGAGTGCGGGCTCGTCCTCATGGGTACCGAGGTCAAGTCCCTGCGGATGGGCAGGGCCTCGCTGGTGGACGGCTTCGTCCAGATCGACCAGCACGAGGCGTGGCTGCACAACATCCACGTCCCGGAGTACGTGCAGGGCACCTGGACCAACCACGCGGCGAAGCGCAAGCGGAAGCTGCTGATGCACCGTGCCGAGATCGACAAGCTGGAGTCGAAGTCGAAGGAGACGGGGCACACCATCGTCCCGCTCGCCCTGTACTTCAAGGACGGCCGGGTCAAGGTCGAGATCGCGCTCGCGAAGGGCAAGAAGGAGTACGACAAGCGCCAGACGCTCCGGGAGAAGCAGGACACCCGCGAGACCAACCGCGCCATCTCGGCGGCCCGCCGCCGGCAGCGCAGCGCCTGA
- the ftsX gene encoding permease-like cell division protein FtsX gives MRAQFVLSEIGVGLRRNLTMTFAVVVSVALSLALFGGALLLREQVSTMKDYWYDKVNVSIFLCNKNDAQDMPKCAKGAVTDAQKKEIEHDLKEMTAVDTVTFETVDQAYKHYQDQFGDSPMAGNITPDQMQESFRVKLKDPEKYKVVATAFAGRDGVQSVQDQRSILDNLFELMNGMNVAALFVMALMLVIALMLIVNTVRVSAFSRRRETGIMRLVGASGFYIQMPFIMEAAFAGLIGGVLACVLLIGARYFLIDAGLSLQTKLNLIDFIGWDAVITKLPLVLAIGLLMPAVAALFALRKYLKV, from the coding sequence ATGCGCGCCCAGTTCGTCCTGTCGGAGATCGGCGTCGGCCTCCGGCGCAACCTCACGATGACCTTCGCCGTCGTGGTCTCCGTCGCCCTCTCGCTCGCCCTGTTCGGCGGCGCGCTGCTGCTCCGCGAGCAGGTCAGCACGATGAAGGACTACTGGTACGACAAGGTCAACGTCTCCATCTTCCTCTGCAACAAGAACGACGCCCAGGACATGCCGAAGTGCGCCAAGGGTGCCGTGACGGACGCGCAGAAGAAGGAGATCGAGCACGACCTCAAGGAGATGACGGCGGTCGACACCGTCACCTTCGAGACGGTCGACCAGGCGTACAAGCACTACCAGGACCAGTTCGGCGACTCCCCGATGGCGGGCAACATCACGCCCGACCAGATGCAGGAGTCCTTCCGCGTCAAGCTCAAGGACCCGGAGAAGTACAAGGTCGTCGCCACCGCGTTCGCCGGCCGGGACGGGGTGCAGTCGGTCCAGGACCAGAGATCGATCCTGGACAACCTCTTCGAGTTGATGAACGGCATGAACGTCGCCGCCCTCTTCGTCATGGCGCTGATGCTCGTCATCGCGTTGATGCTGATCGTCAACACCGTCCGGGTGTCGGCGTTCAGCCGCAGACGCGAGACCGGCATCATGCGGCTCGTCGGCGCCTCGGGGTTCTACATCCAGATGCCGTTCATCATGGAGGCGGCGTTCGCCGGGCTGATCGGCGGCGTCCTCGCCTGCGTCCTGCTGATAGGCGCCCGCTACTTCCTCATCGACGCGGGCCTCTCGCTGCAGACCAAGCTGAACCTGATCGACTTCATCGGATGGGACGCGGTCATCACCAAGTTGCCGCTGGTCCTCGCGATCGGGCTGCTGATGCCCGCCGTCGCGGCGCTGTTCGCGCTCCGCAAGTACCTCAAGGTGTGA